The following DNA comes from Gammaproteobacteria bacterium CG11_big_fil_rev_8_21_14_0_20_46_22.
TCTTCCGGGCCTATACCGTCAAGCGGTGAAAGATGGCCGTGCAAGACAAAATACAGGCCACGATAGCTGTGGCTGCTTTCAATGGCAATCACATCGGCCGGGGTTTCCACGACACAGAGTTGCTGCGCATCTCGTTTAGGATTTTCGCAAATCGGACAAAGTTCGCTTTCGGCATAATTTCGGCAAGTATTGCATTGGCGAATACTGTCCATGGCTTCATCAATGGAGGCGGCCAGTAGGCGCGCTTGATCGCGGTGCTCAAGTAAATAGAAAGCCATGCGTTGAGCTGACTTCGGGCCAACACCCGGCAGGCAACGCATGGCTTGAATAAGCGCCAGTAATTTGGTGCTAAAGGTCACTAGAATTGGCCGCCTTCATCATCGCCCAAACCTTCAAAACCTTCAGGCAACTTCATGTCTTTGGCCATTTTGACCATTTCATCTTTTGTAATGGCTTCAATTTTTTGTGAGGCGTCGTTAATCGCAGCAGCGACTAAATCTTCTAGCATATCGATGTCGTCTTCTTCGCCAATCAAAGTGGGGGAGATTTCAACACGTTTGCACTGGTGCGCGCCGTTAAGCGTAACTTTCACCATGCCGCCACCGGCTTCACCGACCACTTGAATCGACGTAATTTTACCTTGCACGGACTTCATTTTTTCTTGCATTTCTTTGGCTTGTTCCATCAACTGGTTAAAGTCTGGCGTTGACATAAGAGCTATCCTCGTTAATTATTTAGAGGCAGAATTGTATCACATAATTTAAACAATTAAATCGACAGTAGGGCAAAATTTTGTCAAAAAAGCGACATCTGCCAGCTTGGCTAGCCAAGCGCATTCCAAGTCACACAGCGCTTAAACAACACCGCTTTTTGCAGGTTTTTGGGCCGCTGCTCCGGGCACCGTATTTATGGCATTTTCATCGACACAATGTGGTCAAAGCGATAAGTATTGGTGTCTTTTGCGCGAACTTGCCCATGCCGTTTCAAATGATTCCGGCTTGCGCTTTG
Coding sequences within:
- a CDS encoding YbaB/EbfC family nucleoid-associated protein, translating into MSTPDFNQLMEQAKEMQEKMKSVQGKITSIQVVGEAGGGMVKVTLNGAHQCKRVEISPTLIGEEDDIDMLEDLVAAAINDASQKIEAITKDEMVKMAKDMKLPEGFEGLGDDEGGQF
- a CDS encoding recombination protein RecR — translated: MRCLPGVGPKSAQRMAFYLLEHRDQARLLAASIDEAMDSIRQCNTCRNYAESELCPICENPKRDAQQLCVVETPADVIAIESSHSYRGLYFVLHGHLSPLDGIGPEDLGIPTLDVALQKGEVSEVIIATNPTTEGEATAFYISKLAKQHGIKTSRIAHGVPMGGELEYIDGNTLALALQTRKVLE